The nucleotide sequence CAGGTCCTTGCCGGCGAGCGTGCCGTGCGGGATCGCCACCCCCTCGCCGACGTACGTCGAGACCGAGCGTTCCCGGTCGAGCATGCTCCGCACGTACTCCGGATGCACCGCGTCGATCTCGACCAGGGCCTCGCCGCAGCGCCGGATCGCGTCGTCGCGGTCGGCGGCGGTCTCGGTCAGCAGGATCGCCCGCCGGTCGAGCAGGTCGCCGGTCAGCTCAGCCACTGACCTCACCGCCGGACTCGATCGCCTTGACCACCGCGGTCACCGCCGGGTCGCCGAGGAAGACCTGGAACGGCACGACGATCTTGCCCGGGGCGGCGGCCCGGGCGCGGGCGGCCAGCCCGTTGTGTGTGATCACCACGTCGGCGTCACCCGGGATCGAGTTGACCGGGGTGTGCTCCACCGCGACCGAGTACTTCTTCAGCTGCTTGCGGAGCTGGCTGGCGAGCATGACGCTGCTGCCCATCCCGGCGTCGCAGGCGACGACGACCTTGTGGATGTCCCTACCGTTGATGCTGCCCATGGCGTTACCCCTTCCGTTCGTACGCTGGTCCGGTCGGCTTCCGGCCGGTCGCGGCGCTCACCTTCCGGTTCAGCTCTCGGCGGTGGCCGAGCGCGCCACCGCCGGGCTGCTCTCGCGGTCCCCGGCCGCGGTGCCGGCGGAGGCCGGCGCACCGGCCCGGACGGTCCCGTCTGCGGTGGCCTCGTCGGCGTCGGCAGCCCGGCCGGTCCCGTCGGCGTCGGCGGTCTCCGGTTCGCCGTTGAGCCGGCCGAAGCCGAGCAGCGCCGAGGCGACCACGAAGGAGACGGCGGTGGCGATCAGGACGCCGAGCACCATGCCGAACCAGCCGCCGCGCGGGGTGACCGCCGCGTAGGCGAAGATGCTGCCCGGCGAGGGGGTGGCGACCAGCCCGGCACCGGTGGCCATGAAGGTGGCGACCCCGGCGGCGCCACCGGCGATGGTGGCGAGGATCAGCCGCGGCTTCATCAGCACGTACGGGAAGTAGATCTCGTGGATGCCGCCGAGGAAGTGGATGATGCCGGCCGCCGGCACGCTCGGGCGCAGCGAACGCGGCCCGAAGAGGAAGAACGCGAGCAGCAGGCCGAGGCCCGGGCCGGGGTTCGACTCGATCATGAACAGGATCGACTTGCCGGTCTCCTGCGCCTGCGCCACGGCCAGCGGCGAGAGTACGCCGTGGTTGATCGCGTTGTTCAGGAAGAGCACCTTGGCCGGTTCGACGAGTACGGAGGCGACCGGCAGCAGGTTCTGTCCGATCAGCCAGTCCACCCCGGCACCGGCCCAGTCGCTGAGCCGGGCCACCACCGGGCCGATCAGCCAGACCCCGAGCAGCGCCATCCCGCCGCCGACGATGCCGGCGGAGAAGTTGTCGACGAGCATCTCGAAGCCGGGGCGGATCCGGTTCCGGACCAGCCCGTCGAAGAGCTTGACCAGGTACGCGGCGGCGGGACCCATGATCATCGCGCCGAGGAACATCGGGATGTCCGCCCCGACGATCATGCCTACCGTGGCGACCGCGCCGACCACCGCACCGCGCTGGCCGTGCACGATCCGGCCGCCGGTGTAGCCGATCAGGATCGGCAGCAGGCTGAAGATCATCGGGTCGACCAGCTTGGCCAGGTCCTCGTTGGGCAGCCAGCCGGTCGGGATGAAGAGCGCGGTGATCAGGCCCCAGGCGATGAATGCCCCGATGTTGGGCATCACCATCCCGGCCAGGTGCCCGCCGATCCGCTGGACCCGGGCTTTGAAGCCGGTGCCCTGGACCTCCGGGGTGTACGACATGGCCATTGGGGGACTCCTTCGCAGAGGTATGGCCCGCGTTACCGAACGCGGCCGGGTTCGGATGTCGTGCCGCCGGCCCGGATCGGCCGGGACCGGCGGTTTCCTGGTTGCGTCGCTGGGCTCACCGGTTCACCCCTGCGGCAGCAGCGGCCGGACCAGGTCCGGCCGGGGATGGAGTCGGACGGCGTTCCGGACCAGGTCGGCGGGGCCGGGCATCCGGCTGCCGGGCAGGCTGACCGCCGCCGCCCCCCAGGCGAGCCCCTCGGCGAGGGCGTCCGGGCCGTCGGCTCCGGCGGCCAGGAAGCCGGCCAGCAGCGCGTCCCCGGCCCCGACCGTGCTCCTCGGCTGTGCCACCGGCGACTCGCCGGTCAGCACGCCGGTCGGGTCGACCAGCACCGCGCCGTCGGCGCCGAGGCTGGCCAGTACGCTGCCGGCACCCCAACTCCGGAGCCGGGCGGCGGCGTCGACCACGTCACCGAGGGACCGGAGCGGGGCGCCGACCGCCTCGGCCAGTTCCTCGCGGTTCGGCTTGACCAGCGCCACCCCGGCTTCCGCGGCGGCCCGCAGCGCCGGCCCGCTGGTGTCGACCGCGAGCCGGACCCCGGCGTCGACCAGCCGGGCGCAGAGGTCGCCGAAGGCCGCCACCGGCAGTCCCGGCGGCACGCTGCCGCAGGCCACCACCCAGTCGGCCGAGTCGGCCGCCGCCAGCACCGCCCTGGTGATCTCGGCGAACTCCGGTCCGGCCAGGACCGGGCCGGACTCGTTGATCTTCGTTACCGTGCCGTCCGGCTCGGCGAGGGTGATGTTCGACCGGGTACGCCCGGCGATCGGCACCACCAGCGGCTCGACGCCCTCGCTCTCCAGCAGCCGGACGAGCTGGGCGCCCTCCTCGCCGCCGACCGGGAGCACGGCCCGGGAGGGCATCCCGTTGGCCAGCAGCGCCCGGGAGACGTTGACGCCCTTGCCGCCCGGGTCCAGCCGGGTGGAGGCGGCCCGGATCACCGCACCCCGCTCCAGCCGGTCGATCTCCATCGCCCGGTCCAGACTGGGGTTGAGCGTGACGGTGAGGATCATGCCCGGACCACCCGTACGCCGGCCGCCTCCACCTCGTCGGCGAGTTCCTGGTCGAGCCCGTTGTCGGTGATCAGCAGGTCGAGGTCGGCCAGGGTGCCGAACCGGGCCAGGTAGTCGTTCCCGATCTTGGTGTGGTCGGCGAGCAGTACCACCCGGCGGGCGGCACCGATCATCGCCCGCTTCACCGCCGCCTCGGCCGGGTCCGGGGTGGTCATCCCGCGCTCGACCGAGCAGCCGTTGGTGCCCATGAAGGCGACGTCGACATAGAGCTCGGCCAGCGGTCGCAGTGCCCAGTCGTCCACTGTGGCCAGTGTCTTGCCGCGCAACCGGCCGCCGAGCAGCAGCACCGTCAGGTTGGGCTTCAGGCCGAGCGCGGAGGCCAGCACCGGCGAGTTGACCACCACGGTCAGCTCGCGGTCGAGGGGCAGCAGGTGCGCCAGCCGGGCGGTGGTGGTGCCGGCGTCCAGGATGACCGCACCCTCGTCGGGAAGTTCGGCGAGTGCCGCCTTGGCGATCCGCTCCTTCTCGCTGATGAGCACGGCGTCCCGGGCGGCGAGGGCGGGCTCGAAGCCGATCCGCTCGACCGGGATCGCCCCGCCGTGCACCCGGCGGAGCACCCCGGCCCGCTCCAGCACGGTCAGGTCGCGACGGATCGTCTCCGCGGTCACGTTCAGGCCCTCGGCCAGCGTCACCACGTCGACCCGGCCTGCCTCGCGGGCCAGGCGCAGGATCTCCTGCTGACGTTCCTCGGCGTACATCCGGAAAATCTCCCGCCCGATTGCTTTTGATTCTCTTCTGTTTACGCCCGTTGCTGTGGTGAGTCAACATCCAGACGTAACAGTCTGGTCATCCCGACGACGCAGTTGGGCATGATCCGGTGCAATACGACCAGGTGAAGAGGTGCACCCTCGCCGAACACGGTGAGCCTGCGGCTCGTCACCGAGCCAGACCCAAACCGACAACGATGTCCGTTCGTGTCGGGTGGGGAGTCAATGACACACCCGCCGCCTACCATCCGGGCCGTGCATGACGACCGTTTCCAGCTCCCGGCCGACGCCGACGAGCGGACCCTGCTGACCTGCTTCCTCGACTGGCACCGGAAGGCGCTGGTCCGCACCTGCGCCGGACTTCCCGACGAGCAACTCCGTCGACGGGCGGTCCCCACCTCCAACCTCACCCTGCTCGGCCTGGTGCGGCACCTGGCCGGCGTCGAGCGGTGGTATTTCCAGGGCGGGATCGCCGAGAACTATCCCGGCAGCCTCTACACGGCCACCGGCAAGCTTGGGGAGGACTTCGACGACCTCGACTCCGCCACCGGCGAGGCGTCCTTCGCGATCTGGCGAGCCGAGGTCGAGACGTCCCGCCGGATCACCGCCGAGCGTCCGCTGGAGGCGCTCAGCACCCACGTGATCACCGGACAGTCCCTCTCGCTCCGCTGGGTGCTCAACCACATGATCGACGAGTACGCCCGGCACAACGGGCACGCCGACCTGATCAGGGAGGCGATCGACGGCCAGGTCGGCGAGTAGCGGCAACCCGGCGGTTCAGTCTCCGGCGGGCCGTTCGAGGTCGCGCTGCACCTGGTTCATGCCTCGCAGCCAGCGGTCCGGGTCGGCGGCCCGGCGGCGGTAGTACGTCGCCACCTCCGGGTGCGGCAGCACCAGGAAGCGGTCGTCGGCCAGCGCCGCCAGCACCGCCTCGGCGACCTGCTCCGGGTCGACCGCCCCGGCGGCGAGCAGGGCCGCCCCGGGTCCCTCGCCCCGCTCCAGCATCGGGGTGCGAACCCCCTGTGGACAGAGCGCCTGCACCACGACGCCCCGATGGGCGTAGCTCGCCCGCAGCCACTCGGCGAACGCCACCGCCGCGTGCTTGGTCACCGAGTACGGGGCGGCGCCGAGCAGGGTGAGCAGACCGGCCGCCGAGGCGGTGACGAGGAGCCGGCCGCGCCCGGCGGCCAGCCAGTCGGGCAGCAGCTCGCGGGCGGCGTACACCGGGGACATCGCGTTGACCCGCCAGGCGTGTTCCCAGGTCTGGTCGGCGGCGTCCAGCCCGCCGGTGCCCGGCACCCCCGCGTTGGCGCAGAACAGGTCGATCCGGCCGAACCGCTGCCGGGCGTACCGGACCAGCGCGGCCACTGCCGCCGGGTCCGCCGCGTCGGCCGGGAAGACCTCGCCGCCGATCCGGGCCGCGACCGACCGGGCCGCGTCCGCGTCGAGGTCGTTGACAAGCACCCGGGCGCCCTCGGTGGCGAACCGGGTGGCCAGCGCCGCACCGATGCCGGACCCGGCCCCGGTCACCACCACGGCCGCGCCGGGCAGGGCGAGTCCCGAGTTTTCCGCAGGCACGACGCAGACGGTATCGCCGAACCCGCCCTGCCGGGTAGCGCCGCCCGCACCCGACCGGGCCGGGGTGGGCAGCAGGCCGGCTGAATCGCGCGGCACGGCGCCCGGGGTGCGGGCTAACGTGCCGGGGGTGTCCGTCGACCTCGCGGCCTCGCTGGCCGGAACCACCACGACGCAGGTGACCACGGCCACAGTGGCCCAGCCGGACCCGGTCGGCGGGCGGGGCCCGGGGCCCGGATCGCCGGTCGCCGCAACGCCCGGTCGGGCGTGGTGAAAAGCTGTTGGGCATGAGTTCCGACAGCGCACCGCCCGCTCCGCCGGTCAGCACGAGCCCGAACGACCCCGACGAGGACTCCGGCACCTTCGCCGACCTCGGGCTGCGGACCGAACTCCTGGACGCGCTCGGCACGCTGGGCTACGAGGAGCCGACCGCCATCCAGCGGGCCGCCATCCCGCCCCTGCTGGCCGGCCAGGACCTGCTCGGCCAGGCCGCGACCGGGACCGGCAAGACCGCCGCCTTCGCACTGCCGCTGCTGCACCGGCTGCCGGCCGACCGGCGCTCCGGGGCACCGGCGGCGCTGATCCTGGTGCCGACCCGGGAGCTGGCCGTGCAGGTCTCCGAGGCGATCCACCGGTACGGCCGCGACCTCGGGGTACGGGTGCTGCCGATCTACGGGGGCCAGCCGATCGCCCGGCAGTTGCGGGCGCTGGACGGCGGGGTCGACGTGGTGGTGGCCACCCCGGGGCGGGCGCTGGACCACATCGCCCGGGACACCCTGCGGCTGGACGGCCTCGGCACGGTGGTGCTGGACGAGGCCGACGAGATGCTCGACATGGGATTCGCCGAGGACATCGAGGCGATCCTGCAACACGTACCCGAGCAGCGGCAGACGGTGCTCTTCTCCGCCACGATGCCGGCCCGGATCGACGGGATGGCCCGGCAGTACCTGCGGGACCCGGCCCGGATCGAGATCGGCCGGCAGCCGTCGCCCACCGGCACCGCCCCGCTGGTCCGGCAGACCGGTTACGTCGTCGCCCGCGCGCACAAGCCGGCCGCGCTGGGCCGGATCCTCGACGTCGAGGCGCCGACCGCGGCGATCGTCTTCTGCCGGAGCCGGGAGGAGGTCGACCGGCTCACCGAGACGATGAACGGGCGCGGCTACCGGGCCGAGGCGCTGCACGGCGGGATGACCCAGGAACAGCGGGACCGGGTGATGGGGCGGCTGCGGGCCGGCACCGCCGACCTGCTGGTGGCCACCGACGTGGCCGCCCGGGGACTGGACATCGAGCAGCTCACCCACGTGGTGAACTACGACGTGCCGTCGGCTCCGGAGTCGTACGTGCACCGGATCGGGCGGGTCGGCCGGGCCGGCCGGCAGGGGGTGGCGATCACCCTGGCCGAGCCCCGTGAGCACCGGATGCTCAAGACGATCGAGCGGACCACCGGGCAGCGGATCTCGATCGGCCGGATCCCGACCGTGGCCGACCTGCGGGCCCGGCGACTGGAGATGACCCGGGCGGCGCTGCACGAGAGCCTGCTGGAGGACGACCTCGACCCGTACCGGGTGATCGTGGAGACGCTCACCGACGAGTTCGACGTGATGGAGGTGGCGCTCGCGGCGGTGAAGCTGGCCCACGAGTCGGCGGGTGGCCCGGTCGACGAGGAGGAGGACATCCCGCAGCTGGCGTTCCGGGCCGACCGGGACGGCCGTACCCGGCGCGACGGCGGACGGGACGGCGGTCGGGACGACCGGCGCGGCGCCCGGCCCCGCTCCGGCGACATGGCCTGCCTCTTCATCGGGGTCGGCCGGCGGGCCGGCATCCGCCCGCAGGACCTGGTCGGCGCGATCACCGGCGAGACCCAGGTCAGCGGTCGGGAGATCGGCTCGATCGAGATCGCCGACCGGTTCTCCCTGGTGGAGGTGCCGAGGTCCGCGGCGAACGAGGTGATCACCCGGCTGCGGCAGAGCACCATCAAGGGCCGCAAGGCGACGGTACGCCGGGACCGCGAACCCGGCCCCGGGCAGCACGACCGCTGAGCGGGCGCCTGCGCCTGGGCTCAGTTCTGCTGGCGGAGCAGGTTGCGCAGTTCCCGGGCGAACTCCGCGATGGAGAGTGCGGCGGTGAACGGCGGCAGCACGATCACCGCGATGTTGCGGGGGTCGAGCGCCTGCTCGGTCAGTACCAGGCCGAAGACGATCTGGGTGATCGTGCCGATGCCGACCAGGATCCAGGGGTAGACCCGGGACGTCCGCCTCGGGTCGATGGTGGCCGCGACGAGTCCGAGACTGCCGACGATCACCAGGCCGACCACCACCACCGGATAGAGCCAGGCCGGCGAGTCGGAGACCTCGACGTTCAACCCGCCCGCGGCCCGGTAGGAGACGGCCAGGCCGGCCAGGTAGATGACGAACACCCCGACCGCGCTGAGCACGCCGAGGAACCGGGCCACCGCGGCGGCCCGGGGCGGCTGGGTAGTGCCTTCCCACTGCTTCGTCATCGTCGCCACCCTGGGGTCCGCCGGCTCTTGCCGCCATCATTCCCGGGTACGGCAGCCGGCTCGTCGTACGCTCGGATCGTCCTGCGCGTCTTCCGTGCGCGGGCCGGAGCCGATCGAGCGGCCTGCTCACCGGCCGTCCGGCGTGCCCCGAGCCCGACCGTCCGGTATGGACTCGCCGGCGGCCCGGGCATCCGCCGTCGACCCGCCGGCCGCCCCGACCGGACGACCCCCGGCGCCCTCGCCGACCGGGCTGACGGAGCGCCGCGCGAGGCGGCTCCGGAGAGGTACTATCTATTCACGTTCATCGATTACTGTCCCTGGACGGCCGGATCTCGCGGGGTGAGTGGAATGACGTTACGGCTACCCGTGCCCGGGTCGGCGGGAGCACGTCGTGCCCGGACCACGACGACCGCGCTGACCCTGCTCGCCCTGCTGGCCGGGCCGGTCGTCGCGCCGGGCCGGGCCGCCGCCGGAAGCGACCCGACCGGCGCACCGGCGGCGGGCCGGGACGCGGACGGCACCCGGCAGTCGATCCGGGTCGCCAACCCCTACCTCGGCACCCGGGCGTACGTGAATCCGGAGTGGTCCGCCCGAGCTGCCGCCGAACCGGGCGGGGCGGCCGTCGCCAACCAGCCGACCGCGGTGTGGCTGGACCAGATCGCCGCCATCGCCGGCACGCCGGACCGGATGGGGCTGGACGCCCACCTGGGCGCGGCCCTGGACCAGGGCGCCGGCCTGGTGCAGCTGACCCTCTACAACCTGCCGGGACGGGACTGCGAACGCCGGGTGAGCTTCGGCGAACTGGCCGTCGACGAGGTCGACCGGTACCGGACCGAGTTCGTCGACCCGATCGTCGAGATCCTCGCCGACCCGCGCTACCAGAACCTGCGGATCGTCGTCGTCGTGGAGCCGAACTCGCTGCCTAACCTGGTCACCCACACCTCGCCCCGACCCGCCGCGACCGCTGGCTGCGACCAGGCCAAGGCCCGGGGCAGCTACCTCACCGCCATCGGGTACGCGCTGGCCCGGCTGGCCACCGTGCCGAACGTCTACGCCTACCTGGACGCCAGCCACCACGGCCAGCTCGGCTGGTCCACTGACGGCGCCGCCGCCGCCTCGCTGCTCCACCAGGCGGCAAACACCGCCGGCAGCACCCAGTGGGCCGTACAGGGCTTCACCGTCAACGTCGCCAACTACTCCGTGCTGCGCGAGCCCTACCTCGACGTCGACGACGTGGTCGACGGCCAGCCGGTCCGGGACACCTCCTGGATCGCCGGCAACGGCTACGTCGACGAGCTGCCGTACGCCCAGCGGTTGCGGCAGCTGCTGGTCGCCGCCGGCTTCTCCTCCCGGGTCGGCATGGTCGTCGACACCTCCCGCAACGGCTGGGGCGGCCCGGACCGGCCCACCGGCCCCGGACCGTCGACAACCGCCGAGGAGTACGTCGAGGCGGGCCGGACCGACCGGCGCGGCTACCTCGGCAACTGGTGCAACCAGGTGGGCGCCGGGCTCGGCGAGCGCCCGGTCGCGGCACCGGCGCCCGGTGTCCACGCGTACGCCTGGATCAAGCCGCCGGGCGAGTCCGACGGGGGCAGCAGCGTACTCAACCCCGACCGCCGGTACGAGCCGATGTGCGACCCGACCTACCGCCCGGCCCCGTTCCCCACGGTGACCAGCGGGGCGATGCCGAACGCCCCGATGTTCGGCGAGTGGTTCCCGCCGCACTTCCGGCAGTTGCTGCAGAACGCCTGGCCGCCGCTGTAGAGAACCCGTCGGTCGTCGGGTCCCGACAGCTGCGGCAGCGCCTCCGCACAGGCGGAGACGAACGTCGGTCAGTAGTAGTCGCGCATCAGCTCGTCCGCCCAGCTCGGCTGCACCACCGGGGTACGGGGGGCGAACTCCCGCAGGTAGGGCTTGATGTCGAGCACCGGTGTGCCGTCCAGGGCGTCCAGGTCGGCGACGTGCAGATCCCGCCCGTCGACCCGGATCAGCCGGCAGCGGGAGACGGCGAGCCGGTTCGGCCGGTTCGGGCCTCGGGAGGCGAAGATGCCCAGCACCGGGAACCGGGAGTCGGCGCGCGGGTGCCGGGCCGCCGGGTTCACCCGCTCGGGAGCGATCCGGTCGAACAGGAACACCACCTCCAGGTGGGAGAAGTCGGCCAGCCCGAGCGCCGCGTCGGCGGGCAGGTGCCCGCCGATCCGGATCACGGACCGGACGTCCTGCCAGTTGTCCTCGAACGCCTCGCCCCGGCCGCCGACCACCCGGGCCACGGGTTCCACCTGATAGCTCATCTCCACCTTCCCCGGCTCCGCACTGCCGCACCATTCTCCGAGGAGCCACCGCCGGGCTCGTGGCGAGGGTTCCACAGTGCCGCCCGAGGAGCCGTCCAGGACAGCGCCGACCGGTGCGGCAACGCCGTCGCACTCGGTAATCCAGGCCGGTTCCAGAAACCGCGGTACGCCGGTTGCTACCGTTTACCGGCCCGTGGAAAAGGGGGGTGACCAGGCACATTGTCTCCACTCGACCACACCGTCGACCCGCGACCGGCGCGGGTGTCGGTAATCGTCCCGAACTACAACAAGGAGAAGACCCTCCGGGCCTGTCTCGCCGCGATCTACGCGCAGAGCTTCCCGCCGGCCGAGGTGATCGTCGTCGACGACGCGAGCACCGACCGTTCGCCGCGGATCGCCGCCGAGTTCCCCTGCACCCTGCTGGCGTTCCCGGTGAACCGGGGCGTCTCGGCGGCCCGGAACGCCGGAGCGGCCCGGGCCGGCGGGGACGTGCTCTTCTTCGTCGACTCGGACATCGCGCTCGCCCCCGACGCACTGGCCGAAGCCCTCGCGGAACTGCGGGCCCATCCGGAATGCGGCGTGGTGCAGGGGATCTACGAGATGACCCCGCTCTTCGCCGACGGGCCGGTGGAGTCCTACAAGACGCTCTTCGAGCACTTCTGGCGGCGCCGTGACGTCGGGGTCACCGCGACCACGATGTTCGCGCTGACCGCACTCCCCCGCCCCGTGTTCGAGCTGGTCGGGGGCTTCGACGAAGGGCTGCGCGACGCCGAGGACATCGAGTTCGGCACCCGGCTGCCGACGGCGTACGAGATCCGTACCAGCGACCGGGTGCTGGGCCGGCACGACGACGTGGACCGGTTGGGGCCGTACCTGTCGGAGCACTTCCGCCGGGCCCGCACGTACGCCGGGGCGGTCGTCGCGGCGCGCTGGGTCCCGGGACCGTCGGCCGGCACCCCGGGGTCGACGGTCGGCGCCCCGGGCCGCGCCAACAGCGGTCGGCGGGCGCCGCACCGGATCGACGTCGGTTCGGTGGTCGGGCTGCTGGGCAGCGCGGTCGCGGTCGCCGGGCTGCCGCTGACCGCCCGGTCGCCGTGGCTGCTGGCGGTGCCGCTGGCTGGGCTGGTCGGCTTCCTCGGGGCGGACCGGGCGCTGCTCGGGTTCGCGTTCCGGCAACGCGGGCCGGGCTTCCTGCTCTTCGCCGTCGGGATGCGGTTCCTGACCCACCTGAGCGAGTTCGCCGGGCTGGCGCTCGGGCTGACCCGGGCGCTGCTCCGGCGCCCCCGGCCCGGCCGGGTCGCCCCGCTGACCCCGGGATCGACCCGGTGGTGATGCCGCGGTGGGCCGGCGCGGCGGTCGAGGCGGTGCGGGCGGCGGTGCGGCGGCGGCCCGGCTGGTGGCGGCGGGCCAACCAACTGCTCGTGGTGGTCTTCGTGGCGGCACTGGCCGTCGGCCTGACGCTGTTCCTGCGGGACCAGGACTGGGCGCCGGTCCGCGAACTGGCCCGACGGCTCGACCCGGTCCAGGTCGGGCTGGTGGTCGGCGGTGCGCTGCTGGTCAACTCGGTCGGGCTGCTGCTCGGATACCACTCCTGGCAGGCGCTCTTCATCGACCTCGGCGCGGCGGTGAACCGGTGGACCGCCGCCCGGCTCTTCTTCGTCGGGTTCCTCGCCAAGTTCGTGCCGGGCCGGTTCGTGGCGCTGCCAGTGCTGCTGCGGATGGGCCGGGAGATCGACGTCGGGGCCGTCCGGCTGGCCGGTGTCTTCCTGCTCAGCTGGGTGGTGGTGGCGCTGACCGGGATGACCGTCGGTCTCGCGGCCGGCCCGGCGGTGCTCGGTGGCGCGACCGGGTGGATGCTGCTCGCCGTACTGCCGCTGGTGGCGCTCTTCGTCCGTCCGGACCTGCTCAACCGGGGGCTCGCCGTTACGGCGCGTCTGCTGCGTCGGCCACCGCCACAGGTCGCCGCCTCCCGGGCCGGGGTACGCCGGGCGATCACCGCCCAGTCGCTGTCCTGGGTGGTGTCCGGCCACCACCTCTGGCTGCTCGCGGTGACCGCCGGTGCCCCGCCGGCCCGCTCCTACCTGGTCTGTGTGGCCGGCTTCGCCGCCGCGACCGTGGCCGGCCTGCTGGTGATGGTCGTGCCGGACGGGCTCGGTGTCCGGGAAGCCGTGCTGATGGTCGGGCTGGCCACCGTGCTACCGGTCCCGGTCGCCGCTCCGGTGGTGCTGACCAGCCGGCTGGTCTGCGCACTGAGCGAGGTGGCGGTCGGTGCCGGCGGCCTGCTGCTCGCCCAGTACCTGCACCGACGGCGGCCCGGCCCCCACCGGAACGCCGACCCCGCGCTGACCGGCTGACCCGGGCCCGATCGCCACACAGCGCCGGAACGGCGCCGCACAGCTCCGATCCTGTCCCTAGTCGAAGAATGTCGGTGACAGCATGTCGAGTTCGTTCGTCCGTACCTCGGTGGCACGGCTGATCCGATTTCCCGTCCGGGTGCTGGTCCGGTCCAACAGGCGGATCAACACGGCCTGGTGGAACGCGCAGTACGCGTTGGGGTTCTGGCGCTATCTCGACGACATGTCCGACGGGGAGCTGCCGCTGTCGTTGATCGAGACCTGGGCGCCCCGGCCGACGATCCTGGACCTGGGCTGCGGCACGAGTGCCAACCTGCCGCTGGTGCCGGGCCGCTACCGCCACTACCACGGGGTGGACCTGAGTTCCCGGGCGATCGAGGCGGCCCGCGCGCTCGGCAGGCCGGACACGTCGTTCGAGGTGGCCGACATCCGCGGCTTCCACACCGACCGGCGGTACGACGCGATCCTGCTCC is from Micromonospora sp. WMMD1102 and encodes:
- a CDS encoding lysylphosphatidylglycerol synthase domain-containing protein, whose translation is MVMPRWAGAAVEAVRAAVRRRPGWWRRANQLLVVVFVAALAVGLTLFLRDQDWAPVRELARRLDPVQVGLVVGGALLVNSVGLLLGYHSWQALFIDLGAAVNRWTAARLFFVGFLAKFVPGRFVALPVLLRMGREIDVGAVRLAGVFLLSWVVVALTGMTVGLAAGPAVLGGATGWMLLAVLPLVALFVRPDLLNRGLAVTARLLRRPPPQVAASRAGVRRAITAQSLSWVVSGHHLWLLAVTAGAPPARSYLVCVAGFAAATVAGLLVMVVPDGLGVREAVLMVGLATVLPVPVAAPVVLTSRLVCALSEVAVGAGGLLLAQYLHRRRPGPHRNADPALTG
- a CDS encoding glycosyltransferase family 2 protein — translated: MSPLDHTVDPRPARVSVIVPNYNKEKTLRACLAAIYAQSFPPAEVIVVDDASTDRSPRIAAEFPCTLLAFPVNRGVSAARNAGAARAGGDVLFFVDSDIALAPDALAEALAELRAHPECGVVQGIYEMTPLFADGPVESYKTLFEHFWRRRDVGVTATTMFALTALPRPVFELVGGFDEGLRDAEDIEFGTRLPTAYEIRTSDRVLGRHDDVDRLGPYLSEHFRRARTYAGAVVAARWVPGPSAGTPGSTVGAPGRANSGRRAPHRIDVGSVVGLLGSAVAVAGLPLTARSPWLLAVPLAGLVGFLGADRALLGFAFRQRGPGFLLFAVGMRFLTHLSEFAGLALGLTRALLRRPRPGRVAPLTPGSTRW